The following coding sequences lie in one Anguilla rostrata isolate EN2019 chromosome 8, ASM1855537v3, whole genome shotgun sequence genomic window:
- the epdr1 gene encoding mammalian ependymin-related protein 1, whose amino-acid sequence MHLERPFDKMLVLFSTLVLCLSEVKPSRAYPGTFGTVQPCLAPQQWEGRSVEYDHKTGRNTRAMVSYDGQNQRIRVLEEKRGHVPCKKFFEYIYLFKSAVLFQIEQVTQQCSKIPLTQTWDPYDIPENSTYEDQYFIGGPGDMIEVQEWSDRKPARKNEAWVGVYTVKDCYPVQETYTRNSSVTTSTRFFDLQLGISDPEVFTPPTTCQSARLNLMTHGC is encoded by the exons ATGCATTTGGAACGTCCATTTGACAAGATGCTTGTGCTTTTTTCCACTTTAGTATTATGCTTGTCGGAAGTGAAACCCTCACGAGCTTACCCTGGGACTTTCGGTACCGTTCAGCCCTGTTTAGCACCGCAACAATGGGAAGGCAGGTCTGTGGAATATGATCACAAAACAGGGAGGAACACGAGGGCCATGGTCTCGTATGATGGACAGAACCAGCGAATTAGAGTcttggaggagaagagaggacaCGTACCATGCAAAAA GTTCTTTGAATACATATATCTGTTCAAGAGTGCCGTACTATTCCAGATTGAACAGGTCACCCAGCAGTGCTCCAAGATCCCTCTGACACAAACCTGGGATCCCTATGACATTCCGGAAAACTCCACTTATGAGGACCAGTACTTCATAGGTGGTCCTGGTGACATGATTGAAGTGCAAGAGTGGTCAGACAGGAAGCCTGCTCgaaaaa ATGAGGCCTGGGTTGGTGTTTACACAGTCAAGGACTGCTACCCTGTCCAGGAAACCTACACCAGGAACAGCAGTGTGACAACCTCCACCCGCTTCTTTGACTTACAGCTGGGCATCAGCGACCCTGAAGTGTTCACTCCACCCACCACCTGCCAGTCTGCCAGGCTCAATTTGATGACTCATGGCTGCTGA
- the LOC135261011 gene encoding secreted frizzled-related protein 4-like, with protein MLRVATAILCFLVGGVVVHSAPCEPVHIHMCRTMPWNMTRMPNHLYHSTQQNAILAIEQYEELVDINCSEVLRFFLCAMYAPICAFDFLHDPIKPCKSVCQRARDGCEPIMRRYNHSWPEIFACEELPVYDRGVCISPEAMVTEFAEDVKVVDASLDVMPNEPQALDCKTWNSDRCRCSKMKPTLTTYMEMKYDYVIHAKVVDMNQTGCHEVIVLVEVKEKVKSSQSITETLVPVISNSSCTCLQPQPNQEVIIMCYEWGSRLMMLDSCIIEEWKDQLLKRYKRWEQRLQEQQQRGPKINARGTEAGVRKTTRAKKKARKGGQHGKL; from the exons ATGCTCCGAGTAGCGACCGCTATTCTGTGTTTCTTGGTAGGTGGAGTGGTGGTACATAGTGCCCCCTGCGAGCCGGTTCATATTCACATGTGCAGAACTATGCCGTGGAACATGACAAGAATGCCCAACCACCTGTATCATAGCACTCAGCAGAATGCAATACTGGCAATAGAGCAATACGAGGAGCTCGTGGACATCAACTGCAGCGAGGTATTGCGCTTTTTCTTGTGTGCAATGTATGCTCCAATCTGCGCATTTGACTTCCTCCATGACCCGATCAAGCCTTGCAAGTCGGTGTGTCAAAGAGCGAGGGATGGATGCGAGCCCATCATGAGGCGCTATAACCACAGCTGGCCAGAAATATTCGCTTGCGAAGAATTACCAGTTTACGACCGCGGAGTCTGCATATCACCTGAAGCGATGGTGACTGAATTTGCCGAAG ATGTAAAAGTTGTCGATGCCTCGCTAGACGTAATGCCAAACGAACCACAAGCTTTGGACTGCAAAACGTGGAATTCTG ATAGATGCAGATGCAGTAAAATGAAACCAACACTTACAACATATATGGAGATGAAGTATGATTACG TTATTCATGCAAAAGTTGTAGACATGAATCAGACTGGATGCCATGAAGTGATTGTGCTTGTAGAGGTGAAAGAGAAGGTCAAATCTTCCCAGTCAATCACAGAAACTCTCGTACCTGTAATATCAAATTCCTCATGCACGTGCCTGCAACCTCAACCCAATCAAGAAGTAATTATCATGTGCTATGAGTGGGGCTCAAG ACTGATGATGCTGGACAGTTGCATCATAGAGGAATGGAAAGACCAGTTGTTGAAGAGATATAAG CGCTGGGAACAGCGACTGCAAGAGCAACAGCAGAGGGGTCCCAAGATTAATGCGAGAGGCACAGAGGCGGGCGTGAGGAAAACAACCAGGGCCAAGAAGAAAGCGAGAAAGGGTGGCCAACATGGGAAGCTTTAA
- the nol7 gene encoding U3 small nucleolar RNA-associated protein NOL7 — protein MAKKQHGKVGVQMGKQKSKKITENLHLGVASSEEDDDEAPEEVTFEDSKAVALRSMREAIDTARREKELLKEKRRKRQELFQEQKKRKLLPDDILEEIDSTIPKKPKASKVQAEKAGDGEEASSSGVEESGGSDTDGVEEKGEAKKKKKKRKRRSLKGNSSVMRLKDQSLSSKQQQSALDFIQSRLYGPGANRTTVNQLLSLQNKRALNKTAAVQFVDKQWGAEKKEEAEKFKKRWKNKQGVGLS, from the exons ATGGCGAAAAAGCAGCATGGGAAAGTAGGCGTCCAAATGGGTAAgcaaaaaagtaagaaaataacagaaaatttacatttaggAGTCGCATCCAGCGAAGAGGACGACGATGAGGCCCCAGAAGAGGTGACATTCGAGGATTCTAAAGCGGTGGCCTTACGGAGTATGCGAGAGGCCATTGATACCGCAAGAAG AGAAAAAGAATTATTGAAGGAAAAACGAAGAAAGAGGCAGGAACTGTTCCAGGAGCAAAAG AAAAGAAAGCTTCTCCCCGATGATATCCTGGAAGAAATAGACTCTACTATTCCAAA AAAGCCAAAGGCATCCAAAGTTCAAG CTGAAAAAGCAGGGGATGGAGAGGAGGCAAGCTCCTCTGGAGTTGAGGAGAGTGGTGGATCAGACACAGATGGGGTAGAAGAAAAGGGGGaggcaaagaagaagaagaagaagcggaAGAGACGAAG CTTGAAGGGGAACAGTAGCGTTATGAGATTGAAAGACCAATCCCTGTCCAGCAAGCAGCAGCAGAGCGCCCTCGATTTCATCCAGTCCCGCCTGTATGGTCCGGGGGCCAACAGAACCACAG TCAATCAGCTTCTTTCACTGCAAAACAAGAGGGCCTTAAACAAAACCGCCGCCGTACAATTTGTGGACAAGCAGTGGG GTGcagagaagaaggaggaggcagagaagtTCAAGAAGAGGTGGAAGAAcaagcagggggtggggctgagctGA